A region from the Plasmodium berghei ANKA genome assembly, chromosome: 9 genome encodes:
- a CDS encoding DNA replication ATP-dependent helicase/nuclease DNA2, putative, translating into MGELNKTKILDYFEKLIKLENIYENKEIELCYEHLNKEELVEKGILLNNLTIKDVTKHYGGNNNSYILKLVKKKKNMDTNDLSDDENLENFNHNLFSKGSVIHFSKKRKKYKIDNDKNVSNSLTMSDNIGIYTCTVNKIKKNKINILINNIDMLCKELNISNPYMLSEKSYFDICLINSEISTNRQIQAIQLIKKSLENPTDILKILFLDQIPTQNLFLKKILPLFSEQNQDEINQTNSNSLTNHESGINISDYIYKCNKINWGNQNLNWSQKKAVYHCLYSDNIFCVHGPPGTGKTTVLCEIIFQLIKNKNCKILVTGPSNVSVDNILEKCVNMNIKNVFRIGLKSKIKKILWKYSYDEKIKECDSYKMCADIDNDIEKLKSEILKLKKKKKNEKGNFDKRSIMNLKYEIKILNKSKKKKKNIFFKELIEKNNVVFSTCSSSSNYELNKFVKMSNFLFDVVCIDECCQCTEPLCYIPISLAKKNVFLFGDHKQLSPLIKYNKNNNKLNITMFERLVNKYKENISFLLNIQYRMNHNILIWSNKIFYENKLNSHKSCKNIKVDDIVGNKSNELKNGEYEQGVKNKKNQKNKKKGKNFNSIDNKKEANSCNEQNEINSEQVEIKKYKYYPITWIETDGFDEFLDDTKNEDMINFEMKEKKSHQIKSIDNDESSKKKNDKTIMKNYNSKRGIGNGDESKKREDNLEGIKIKIQIGNNDQYNVIDKDSEEDKLCKLNDEELNNIVKINIDEIINLSNKSRGNIGEAYFIYKLIEFMIKIDKIDANDICIITPYSKQMNILRSMLHDNFFNNKNYINEYKKIEISTVDSFQGREKEIVIFSLVCSNYFKNIGFLKDYRRLNVAITRAKRHIVIVGNSNTISNDDVLNELYETVLNYGKVYLVNELIDVESMIYSCTF; encoded by the coding sequence agtaaaaaaaaaaaaaaatatggacACTAATGATTTAAGTgatgatgaaaatttagaaaattttaatcataatttatttagtaAAGGAAGTGtaatacatttttcaaaaaaaagaaaaaaatataaaattgataatgataaaaatgtgaGTAATAGTTTAACAATGAGTGATAATATaggtatatatacatgtacagttaataaaataaaaaaaaataaaataaatattttaataaataatatagatatgTTATGTAAAGAACTTAATATTTCAAATCCTTATATGCTATCTgaaaaatcatattttgatatttgtttaattaaTAGTGAAATATCCACAAATAGACAAATTCAAGCTATTCAATTGATCAAAAAATCGTTGGAAAATCCAACTgacatattaaaaattctCTTTTTAGATCAAATACCGACTCAAAAcctttttctaaaaaaaattttgcCTCTTTTTTCTGAACAAAACCAAGATGAAATTAATCAGACAAATTCCAACTCATTGACTAATCACGAATCaggtataaatatatcagattatatttacaaatgtaataaaataaattgggGAAATCAAAACTTAAATTGGAGCCAAAAAAAAGCAGTATATCATTGTCTATATTctgataatattttttgtgtacATGGGCCACCTGGAACTGGGAAAACAACCGTTTTATGtgaaattatatttcaattaataaaaaataaaaattgtaaaattttAGTAACTGGGCCTAGTAATGTATCAGTGGATAATATACTAGAAAAATGtgtaaatatgaatataaaaaatgtttttcgTATAGGGttaaaaagtaaaataaaaaaaatattgtggAAGTATAgttatgatgaaaaaataaaagaatgtGATAGTTATAAAATGTGCGCAGATATAGATAATgatattgaaaaattaaaatctgaaattttaaaattaaaaaaaaaaaaaaaaaatgaaaaaggaaattttgataaaagaAGTATAATGAacttaaaatatgaaataaaaatattaaataaaagtaaaaaaaaaaaaaaaaatatattctttaaagagttaatagaaaaaaacaatgtTGTATTTTCAACATGTTCTAGTAGTTCTAAttatgaattaaataagTTTGTCAAAATgtcaaattttttatttgatgtTGTATGTATAGATGAATGCTGTCAATGTACTGAGCCCTTGTGTTATATACCAATTTCTTtggcaaaaaaaaatgtcttTTTATTTGGAGATCATAAGCAATTATCTccattaattaaatataacaaaaacaataataaattaaatattacaaTGTTTGAACGTTtggtaaataaatataaagaaaatatatcatttttgctaaatatacaatatagGATGAATCATAACATTTTAATTTGGTcaaacaaaattttttatgaaaataagtTAAATTCACACAAATCatgcaaaaatataaaagttGATGATATTGTAGGAAATAAGAGTAACGAATTGAAAAATGGTGAATATGAACAAGGggtaaaaaacaaaaaaaatcaaaaaaacaaaaaaaaaggaaaaaattttaattctattgataataaaaaggaaGCTAATTCATGtaatgaacaaaatgaaataaattcaGAACAagttgaaataaaaaaatataaatattatccTATTACTTGGATAGAGACAGATGGTTTTGATGAATTTTTAGAtgatacaaaaaatgaagacatgataaattttgaaatgaaagaaaagaaaagtcaccaaataaaaagtatCGATAATGATGAATCcagcaaaaaaaaaaatgataaaacaaTTATGAAGAATTATAATAGCAAACGAGGGATAGGAAACGGGGATgaatcaaaaaaaagagaagaTAATTTAGagggaataaaaataaaaatacagaTTGGAAATAATGATCAATATAATGTTATTGATAAAGATAGTGAAGAAGATAAATTATGCAAATTAAACGATgaagaattaaataatattgtaaaaataaatattgatgaaattataaatttaagtAATAAATCTAGAGGTAATATTGGAGAagcttattttatttataaattaatcgAATTTATGATTAAAATAGATAAAATAGATGCAAATgatatatgcattataaCACCGTATTCTAAacaaatgaatattttaaggAGTATGCTtcatgataatttttttaataataaaaattatattaacgaatataaaaaaatagaaatatcTACAGTTGATTCATTTCAGGGAAgagaaaaagaaattgttattttttcattagtttgttcaaattattttaaaaatataggaTTTCTAAAAGACTATAGAAGATTAAATGTAGCAATTACTAGAGCTAAAAGGCATATAGTTATTGTTGGGAATTCAAACACTATTTCCAATGATGATGttttaaatgaattatatgaaaCTGTTTTAAATTATGGGAAAGTATATCTTGTCAATGAACTAATAGATGTAGAATCGATGATCTATTCCTGTACATTCTAA